CTCGATCGAGACCTCGATCCGCACGTACGCCAACAACAACCGCTACCCGTGGACGCCGTCGCACGATCGCCGGCCGGTCGTGGAGACACCGACCGGGATCACCTTCGTCGACTACGAGAACCCGCCCGGCGTCCGGACGGGCGCGGAGCGCATCGCCAACTTCCTGGCGAGTGACCGCGCGGACTGGTACAACCACACGAACATCACCTGTCATCCGCGGGGCGGGCACTTCATCCCGTGGGAGATCCCGGCGGAGTGGACGGACGACGTACGCCGAACCTTCCGCGACCTCCGCTGATCAGGTCAGGTGCTCGCGGAGAAACTCGACGGTCCGAGCGCGGGCCGCGAGGGCCGGGTGACCTGGGGTGTCGCGCACCTCGGCGGTGAGGACCTGATGGGCGGAGGACTTGAACCCGCCGGGGTTGCCCGGGCCGGAGTCGAGCTCGATCACCTCGAAGGCGTCGCCGAGGCTCGCGCGCAGGGTCGCGAAGCGTTCGGCCGGTACGGCCCGGTCCTTCGTGAAGCGCAGGCCGAGGACGCAGAGGCCGTCGGCCCGCGTGCGCTCGGCGATGCGCTCCAACTCCTGGCGCGAGAGCCCCGGATCGCGCCGCCGGGCCGGGCTGATCGGTCCGGGAGTCGCCGGCTGGCTCATCACGGGCGCCAGGACGACGTCGTCCACCGCCGTCGCCAGGGCGAACCCACCGGTAAAGCACATGCCGATCACGCCGACACCGCGTCCCGGCGTACGGGCTGCGAGGTCGGCGGCGACCGCGCGCAGGTACCGCGTGATCGGCCGCTCGGCGTCGACCGCGAACGCGCGGAACTCCTTCGACACACACAACCGCGCGAACACGCTCACGGCGTATCCGGCCGACTCCTCCCGCCCGGGCGTACCGAACGGCGACGGAACGACGACCGTGAACCCTTCGTCGACGAGATGCTGCGCGAGCCCAAGCACCTCCGGGGTGATCCCGGGGATCTCCGGAATCAGTACGACGCCGGGCCCGGAGCCCTTCTCGTAGCAGTCGTAGGTCAGCCCGCCGCCGGTGAACGGCGCCTTCCGCCACCCGGCCAGCTCGGACCTCGGTGCAGAACCATCAGCCATCGACGCACTCCCCAACAGGTGGACTCCCACCCTAGGGCCACTGAGCGCCGTACTACTCCTTGATCGCGCGGATCTCGACCATGCCGATCTCCGCGACCGGGTGCTTGGACGCGATCTCGATCGCCTCGTCGAGGTCGCGGCACTCGATCAGGTCGTACCCGCCCATCTGCTCCTTCGACTCCGCGAACGGCCCGTCGGTGGTCACCACGCGGCCCCGGCGCCGACTCACGCCGGTCCCCTCCGCCGGCGGCCGCAGCGCGTCGCCGTACAGCCGCACCCCGCGAGCCGACATCTCGGCCACCCACGCCTCGGTCGCGGCCACCATCTCCGCCGGCACCGGCCCGTCGAACTCGAGGTCCGGCCGGATCAACAGCATGTACTTCATCGCCACCCTCTTCCCGGGACCGGCCCCCTCCGGGCGTCCCACCGGTAACGTCGGGACAACATTGCATCTATTGACATCCCAGCGGCCCCGAAACCGTCCCTCGGCTCTGACATACTCCGCCCCAGAATGTCACTCTGAGACCCTTGGGGGGGTCCCGCAATGCCCATCCGCCCGTCCCATCTCCTGAAACTGGGCCTACCGGCCGCGCTGGTCGCGACCACTTTGGTCACCGTCACCGGTTCGTCGGTGTCCGCGGCCCAGCCGAAGCCCTTCTACGACGCCTTCCAGGTCCCGGACCGTCAGGTCACCGCGGCTCCTGAGGCCTATGACCCGCACTCGGTCCTGGTGAAGTTCTCGCCCAAGGCGAGCGCGTCCGCCCGGTCGACGGTCCTTGCCAAGCACAACAGCCGGCAGGCCGCCGTACCCGTCGACGGCGACTACGCGACCGTGACCAGCAACGCCACCGCACCCGAGCTGCTGAAGAAGCTGCGGGCCGAGTCGAGCGTCGAAGTTGCCTCGCTCAACTACGTCCGGACCAGCGCCGCGACACCGAACGACGAGTACTACCGCTCCGACCAGGCGTACCTGTCGACCATCCGGATGCCGCAGGCGTGGGACCTGTCCAAGACCGCGGGCAGCCAGACCGTCGCCGTACTGGACACAGGTGTGGACGGCGGCCACCCGGAGCTGTCCGGCCGGGTTTACACGGGGTACAACGCGATCAACCCGAAGGCGTCGGCGAACGACGACGAAGGCCACGGCACGATGGTGGCAGGCATCATCGCCGCCAACACGAACAACGCCCGCGGCGTCGCCGGTGTCGCCTGGAACGCCAGGATCCTGCCGGTCAAGGTGCTCGACTCCGAAGGCAACGGCTCGGACTCGTCGGTCGTTGCCGGGATCAACTGGGCGGTCTCGCACGGCGCCCGGGTGATCAACATGTCGTTGAGCGGTCCGAGCTACAACCCGGTCATGCACGCCGCGGTGAAGAACGCTGTGGCCAAGGGCGTCCTGGTGGTCGCCGCGGCCGGAAACAACTACAACTCCTCACCTCGCTACCCCGCCGCCTTCCCGGAGACCGTCTCGGTCGGTGCCACCGACAACAACGGCGTACTGACCACGTTCAGCTCGTGGGGCGACTCGGTCGACATCTCCGCGCCCGGCTGGAGGATCCTCTCCACCGGACCGCGTGCGCTCACCGACCCCGGCTACCTGCCGTACTGGGGTGGCAGCGGCACCTCGTTCTCTGCCCCGATGGTGGCCGCCGTCGCGGCGATGCTGCGCAACAAGTACCCGAGCTGGACCCCGGCGCAGGTCGAGTCCCGGCTCGAGGCGACGGCGCGCGACGCCGGTCCGCACGGGCGTGACCCGTTCTACGGTGCCGGTGTGCTCGACGCCACCGAGGCGCTCGGCGGCAGCTGGGCGCCGAAGTTCTGGGCCGCCGGCCCGGACGGCAACGACGTACCGGCCCGCGCGACCTTCATGAACCACGCCACCGCGCCCGGCTCGATCGGGACCGAGGGTGAGGAGGACTGGTACGCCGCGCAGTCCGCCACCGCTCGCGACGTGACGGTACGGGTCGCTCCGCCGACGTACGACGACGACAACCGGGCCCAGAACTTCGACCCGGTGCTCGCGATCTACAACGACCAGCTCCAGCTGATCGGGTACGCGGACAACACCTTCGGCGGTTCGGAGTCCGTCCAGCTCAAGCTGCCCGCCGGCCGTGCGTACTTCATGATCCGCAGCTACAACCCGTCGCGCGACAGCCGTCCTTACACCTTGTCGGTGACCGCCGGCGGCCTGCCCAGCGGTGGCATCGGGCAGTCGCAGTGGGTGCGTGACACGTTCCCTGCCGATCTGGCCTCGGGCGTCTCGCAGACTGCGTCGCCGACCGTGACACTGAGCCAGAACGCCGCCCCGGCCACCATCAACTCCACGAACGTTCAGCTTCTGCACGGCAAGACCGGCGCGGTAGTGCCGACCACATCGTCCTACGATCCGGCGACGCGGAAGATCACGATCGACCCGACGCCGACTCTGCAGGACAACACGCCGTACCGGGTGGTGGTGCGCGGGTTGAAGAACACCGGCGGCACGGCGATGCCGGGTGGCTACCTGGTCTTCTTCCGGACCGTCGACGTCGCGCCGGCGCCGATCACGAACTTCACCGTGACGGGCCAGTACGCCGCCGCGGGGATGAAGTGGACGCTGCCGGGGATCACCGACCTCGACCAGGTCGTCGTCCGGCGCAACGCCGGCACCGTCGCTCCGAGTGCTCCGAACACCGGCACCTCGGCGTACACGGGTCCGGCCTCGAGCGCCACCGCGACCGGGCTGGCGAACGCGACGAGCTACGCGTTCCGCGCCTGGGTCAAGGATCGCAGCGGCAAGTGGAGCTCGCCGGTCGCGGCCAACCTGACCGGGACCTATACGACGATGACCGGCAACGCGACCGCGCTGAACTTCGGCGGCAAGGTCACGCTGAACGGCAGTGTCGTGCGCGTCGACACGAAGGCGCCGCTGGCCGGCGTACCGGTCTCGCTGTACGGCCGGAACAAGAACAGCTCCACCTGGCGCGAGATCACCCGCGTCACGACGAGCGCCACCGGCACGTACTCGGTCACCTACCAGCCGACGTACTCCACGATCTTTGCCTGGGGCTACAACGGCTCGTCGCAGCTGCTCGGTTCCCGCACCGGCAACTGGACCACGGACGTCCGCCCGACCCTGACCGCGAACCTGTCCGCGACGTCGATCAAACTCGGCGCCTCGACCACGTTCTACGGCTACGTCCGCCCCCAGCACGCCGGTTCGCCGGTCTACCTCCAGCGCTCCACCGGCGCCACTTGGACGACCATCACGTCGACCAAGCTCAACTCCACGGGCAACTACGGCTTCTCCATCAAGCCCACCACCCGAGCCAGCTACACCTACCGAGTCGTCTTCCAGTCCGACGGCGACCATGCCACCGGCGTCAGCCCGGCCAAGAGCTTCACGGTCAGCTGACCTCCCTGCGGTTACACGACGCGCCTCGTCCGGGACTCCTCGGGCGGGGCGCGTCGAGTATCTGCGGAAGCTCCTTGCCGGACCGCGTCTACTTGGCTTCGCGGACCTAAGGGGTCATGGCGGCGTCTAGTGCCTCCTTGTCGATCCTTGGTGTTGTCAGCGGTAGGAGGGCGAGTGCGCCGGCGAAGGTCATGGCGGTGGCTCCCCAGAACAAGGGGATCAGTCCGGCGGTCTGGGCGACCAGCCCGCCGGTGAGGGCGCCGAGGGCGAGGCTTCCCCAGGCGACGAGTCGGTGGGTGCTGATGACGCGACCGAGGAGGTGCAGGGGGACGATGCGCTGGCGCATGGTCACCGTTCCGACGTTCCAGAGCGCGACGCCGAGTCCGCCGAGCGCGTACGCCGTGCCGATCGCGACGAGATTGTGGGTGAGCACGGGCATCACGATCTGACCGGCCTGGGTCACCGCGTTGATCGCGAGGAGAATCCGCAGGCCGAGCGCCCTGGTTGCTGCCCGGATCAGCAGCGACCCGAGAACGCTGCCGACGGCCGAGGCTGCGATCAACAGCCCGAACCTGCTTGGGCTCAGCCCGAGCGCCGAGCCGGGACCGACGGCGTACACCACGAAGACGCCGGCAGCGGCAGCGCCGGCGAAGTTGGTGATGGCCACGCAGACGCACACCGCGCGCAGCGCCACGCTGCGGGCCAGGAACCGCAGGCCGATGGCGATGTCGGACCGCAGCGATGCGGCCTCCGTCAGTTCGCCACGACGGGCCCGGAAGGTGCCCGTGAGTGCGATCAGCATCACCACGGCAAGGGTCCACACCACGGCCGGCCCGCCGAGTGCCAGGCCGACGCCGACGCCGACCAGCACTCCGCCGAGCGCCGGGCCCGCGAACTGGTTCGTGGCCTGATCGGCGATCTGCTGGAGAGCGTTGGCCCGGTCAAGCTGGGTCCGGTCGACGAGTTGAGGCACGATCGCCGACGCCGCGGTCGCGTAGAACGTCTCCGCCACCCCTGCACTGAAGGCCACCACGTAGATCAGGGCGATCGAGCCGAAGCCGACGACGGCGAGGACCACGGACAGCGTGAGGACCGCCGCTCGGACCAGGTTCACGGCGAGGAGGACGGTCTTGCGGTCCGCGCGGTCGACGATCGCGCCTGCGGGGAGCGAGAGCAGCAGCCAGGGAAGCATCGCCGCGAAGCCGACCCCGGCGATCGCGAGCGGGGCATCGGTAAACGAGCGGGCCAGCAGGGGCAGGGCGACCTTGAGCGTACCGTCGGCCAGGCTCGACAGGGAGGCGGCGCTGAGGAGCCGCCAGTAGCTCGCGCCGAGCCCGGCACGAGCCGTGGCGGCGGGGACGGTGGCTGTCATGGGCGAGACAGTATAGATTTGATACCGGTATCTACAACGCTACTGGTGGGAGCCGATGAGCAAGGCCTACAACGTCATGGCGGCGACCTGTCCGAGCCGCACCGTGCTGCACCGCATCGGCGCCCGGTGGACGGTCTTCGTCGTCAACGCCCTGGCCGCGGGGCCGATGCGATTCACCGAACTCAAGGCGCACATCCGTGGCATCACCCCGAAGGCCTTGACCGAGACGCTGCGCGCGATGGAGTACGACGGACTGGTCTCGCGCACGGACCACGGCGGCAACCCGCCGCACGTGGAGTACGCGCTGACGCCACTCGGGGATTCGCTCCTCGTTCCGCTGCGGGCGGTTCGTGAGTGGGCCGAGACCCATGTGCCGGCCATCGAGTCGGCCCGCGCGGCAAGGTCGACGCCGGGCACGTGAGGAGGCAGCCGCCGGACCTGTGAGGCGGCGGTAGCCGACGTACGGCGCGACGACGCTACGGCCCGGCGGAGTGACAGGGTCGGCCGCCGCGGGACTGTGGCGCGGGCGTCGAAGGTCAGCACATGTGGGGTGTCGGAGAGTGTTGATGCGGCCGGGAAGGTCGCCGGGGGTGGAGGCCGCTGCGGCCGGAGAGCGCGGGAGTGGGTGGGGCCTGGTTGTCCAGCCCGCGACGGCTCGGCGGAGCGGCCGCCGCGGGACCGGCGAGTGCGCGACGGTCCGGCGGAGCGGCGGCCGCGGGACGGTCGAACGCTCGGCGGCTCGGCGGAGCGAGGGCTCGGCGGCCGCGGGACCGTCGGCGCGCGCCGGCGCGACCAACCGCGCCGGCGACCTGGGGCAGGATCGCCACCCGCCGCCGGCCACGGTCCCTTCGGCCACCGCCGCCCGGGTCGACGACAGCGCGTCCTCCATCCGGTGCTGCAACTCCTTGTCCGCGCGGTTCGTTGCGGTGAGACACGCGATCCTTGCCGCCATCGTTCATCGCATCCCCCACGGTCGCGACCGCCGCCCTCTCTGGTCGTGGGTCTACTGCGGTGGTTGGAAGCCGCCGAGATTCTGCTCGAGTAGTTCGGCCAGGCGTAGTGGGGTGCGGTCCTCGTACATTGGGCCGATGAGCTGCACGCCTACCGGCAGCCCTTCGGGGGAACGGCCTGTTGGTACGGCCGTGGCGGGTAGGCCGGGCATGGTGGCCAGGCCGGCCCAGACTAGTTGGTCGAAGTACGGGGACTTGGCGCCGTCGATGTCGATCCGGCGTACCAGCACGTCGGGGTTGTGGTCGTGCGGGAACGCGGGAGTCGGCGTGATCGGGCACACCACGGCGTCGAACTCGGCGAAGAGCTGCCGCCAGCTGTGGCGGTGCAGCTCACGACGGTTGGTTGCCTCGATCCAGTCGCGGTGGCTGAGCACCATCCCGCGCAGCCGCGTCGCGTCGAGGCTCTGGTCGTCCGCACTCAGAGCGGCCGCGCGGGTCCGGAGCTGTTCGTACGCTTCGACGGGGAAACGGGCAACGGAGCCCGAGAACAAGAACTGCATGTAGAGCGTGCCGGCTTCGGTCAGGTCGGGCAGAAGCGGGCTGTGCCGTTCGACGCGGGCGCCGCCGTCGACGAGCGCGTCGGCCACCCGGTTCACGCCCGCCCGGACGGCGGAACCGGTCGGGATGAGCGGATGGTCGTCGATGACCAGGACCCGGAAGTCGCCGAGCCGTTCGTGGCGCGCGGGCGGCAGCTTCACGCCGTACGCCTTGCCGTGCGTCAGCGGGTCCGGTCCGGCCATCACGTCGAGCAGGAGTGTGAGGTCGCCGGCGCTGCGCGCCATCGGGCCGACAACGGCGAGGTCGAGGTCGACCGGCAACGGCGGTCCCGGTGGCGCGACCATGCCGCGGGTTGCCGCCAGGCCGAGTGTCGGCTTGTGCGCGTAGATGCCGCAGAAATGCGCGGGGGTACGCAGCGAGCCGGCGAGGTCGGAGCCGATGGACAGGGCGCCGAATCCGGAGGCCAGGGCCGCCGCCGATCCGCCGGAGGATCCACCCGACGTACGGGTGTGATCCCACGGGTTGTTGGTCGTGCCGTAGATCTCGTTGAAGGTCTGGATGTCCTGCAGCCCCAACGGAACGTTGGTCTTGCCGAGCACCACCGCGCCGGCGGCCTTCAGCCGCGACACCTGTACTGCGTCCTCGGCCGGTTCGAAGTCCCGGTGCGCAGGCATGCCCCAGGTCGTGGGCAGCCCGCTGACGTCGTAGGACTCCTTGACCGTGACCGGAATCCCGAGCAGCGCGCGATCCTCACCGCGAGCACGCGCTTGGTCGGCATCACGTGCGGCCGCCCGCGCACGATCGAAGTCCGGCACACAGATCGCGTTGATCGCCTGGTCGTCCCGCTCGATCCGGGCGATCGCCTCGTCGGTCAGTTCCACCGAGCTCACGTCACCGGCCCGCAACGCGGACGCCTGCTCTTCAGCTGTCTGAAACTCTGTCTCCACCATGTTTCCGACGCTAATCGCCTGCCGCTGAAGACATAAAATGCCACTTCGCACAACGGCAAAGCCGAACCACTGGCGGACTTCCCGAGGCCAGGCCTCGACTCCAACCTGTGGTGTGGAAGCACCGATACGGCCGGCCGTCGAACTGTGCCCAGCGGGCCTGAGCGATCCTCCCGGTAGGGCAAGCTGAGCGGATGCCTAGAACCGTCTTTCTCTCCGGGCCGGCCGGCTCCGGCAAGACGACCGTCCTCCGGTTGAGCCACGACGAGAAGCTCGCCATCTGGGGCCGGACCGCCGCAGTCGACACCGACCAACTGTTCCTCATGGTCGACCCGCACTGGGACCTGCCGTACGACGATGCCCGCACCGCCCTCGTCCTGCGCCAATCCGCACAGCTCGCGGAATCGTTCTTCGGAGCGGGCTGCGAGAACGTCCTCATCGCGGGCAACAGCATCCACGACGCCGTCGACCTGAACCCGGTCATCCCGTGCCTCCTGCAACTCGGCCGGGTCTTCCACGTCACCTTGGATCCCAGCGCCGAAGCAGTACTTCGGCGTACAGCCGACGATCCGGACCGGTCGCCGTCCGATCTCATGAACGACTTCCGGATTCCGCGGGCCACGCGTTCACCTTGGTCGGCAGCCGTCGACAATTCGGTGCTCACCCCACTGGAGACGCTGCAGAGGATCGCTTGCCTGGTGCAGTCGGGTGATGGAGAGATCCACGGATTGCTGGCGGACTCCTAGGTCTTGCGTGCGACGGAATCTCTGTCAGGTGACTGGTCTTCCAGCGGTGACTCCTCTCATGCGTGTTGGTTGGTGGGGACCGGGCGGTAGCGGACGTTGATTTCGGTGGTGGGGTTGGTGCCGTTGAGGAGGTGGAGCTTGACGGGCGAACCGCCGGGGTTGTCGAGCAGGCGGATCCCGTCTCCGAGCAGGACGGGTGCGATGTGCAGGTCGATCTCGTCGATCAGGCCGCGGTCGAGGAGTTGCCGGCCGATCGAGGCCGAGAGGATCTCCAGGTTCTTCCCGCCGGCCGCTTCGAGGCCGATCCGGACCGCTTCGGCCACGTCGCAGTTGAGGAACGTCGTACTGGGTGTGGGCGGGGCGTCTTCGGGATGGTGGGTGAGGATGAACACGGGGACCTGCCAGGCGCCTTCGTAGGTGGAGTCGGCGTCGGGGAAGGCGTCGAAGCCGTCCCGGCCGCCGAGGATCGCGCCGGTGGTTTGCATGTACTCCTGGGTGATGTCGGGGCGCACGTTGGTGATGCCGCCCATCCAGTCCATGGCGTGGTTCGGGCCGGCGATGAATCCGTCGAGCGACATCGTGAAGTGCCACAGCACCTTGCCTGCTGCGGTCTGTGGTTCGGTGTCGGGAAGTGCGGTGGTCATCGGAGCCTCCTGCTGATCGTCGGTCGGTCCCTCGATCCTCGACGATCACCGGTCTGGTCTGAAGGTCCAATCACGAGCCTGCGGACCGGACCACTCGGCGCGCGGCTTCGTTGTTCGGGTACGGCGAGCGTTGCGGGAACCTGGTGAGTTCGGGGCTTGGTTGCCCAGGAGATCGCTAGTCGGGAGAACTGCTGGGTCGGTGCTGCCAGCATTCACGGGACAGCCGACCAGCGCCGCGGTGATGGAGGCGGTTCGTTCGGCAAACGTCGACAGGACTCGGTCGGCGCCAGCTGGGTCATGGGGCGTAGTGCTGGATGGCGCCGGGGTTGGTGAGGTCTGTGAGGGTGTGGGCTACTTCGTTGGCTTGGGTGAGGATTTCGGTGAGGTCTGCTGTGGTCAGGGATCGGTTTTTGACTACCAGGTTGCCGTCTACTACTACGTGGACCACGTCGGTGGGGCGGGTTGAGTAGACGAGGGCTGCTAGGGGGTTGTGGAGGGGTTGGTTGTGGGGAGCGGAGAGGTCTACCAGAGCTAGGTCGGCTTGGTGGCCTGGTTGCAGGGTGCCGGTGTTGTGGGTTGAGGCTTTGGCGCCGTTGTGGGTGGCCAGGCGGAGGGTTTCCGAGAGGGGCATCCATTCGGCATTGTTTTGTTGGTGCTTTTCGGTGAGCGCCACCAGGCGGAGGGACTCCCAGACGTCGAGGGTGTTGTGGACCGCGGCGCCGTCGGTGCCGATGGCTACGGGGATGCCGGCGGCGTGGAGTTGCTTGATGGGAGTGATGTTGCCCATGGCAAGTTTCAGGTAGACCTTGGGGCAGGTGGCCACGACCGTGCGGTCGGCGTGGGCTTGGAGGAGGGCGTAGTCGGAGTCCACGATGCCGCAGCCGTGGGCGATCAAGGAGCCTGACGCGAGGATGCCGGTGCGGTCGAGGATCTGGATGGGGGTGGCGCCGTACTGTGTTTGGGATGAGGCGGTTTGGTCCATCGTCTCGGCGGCATGGAGGTGGATGCGGAAGTTTTCGGCCTGGGCTACCTCTGCGGTGCGGCGCAGGTCTTCTTCCGAGACGGTGTAGGGGGCGTGGGGACCCAGGCTGGCGGTGATGCGGTT
The Kribbella italica DNA segment above includes these coding regions:
- a CDS encoding YciI family protein; the encoded protein is MKYMLLIRPDLEFDGPVPAEMVAATEAWVAEMSARGVRLYGDALRPPAEGTGVSRRRGRVVTTDGPFAESKEQMGGYDLIECRDLDEAIEIASKHPVAEIGMVEIRAIKE
- a CDS encoding dienelactone hydrolase family protein → MADGSAPRSELAGWRKAPFTGGGLTYDCYEKGSGPGVVLIPEIPGITPEVLGLAQHLVDEGFTVVVPSPFGTPGREESAGYAVSVFARLCVSKEFRAFAVDAERPITRYLRAVAADLAARTPGRGVGVIGMCFTGGFALATAVDDVVLAPVMSQPATPGPISPARRRDPGLSRQELERIAERTRADGLCVLGLRFTKDRAVPAERFATLRASLGDAFEVIELDSGPGNPGGFKSSAHQVLTAEVRDTPGHPALAARARTVEFLREHLT
- a CDS encoding S8 family serine peptidase, coding for MPIRPSHLLKLGLPAALVATTLVTVTGSSVSAAQPKPFYDAFQVPDRQVTAAPEAYDPHSVLVKFSPKASASARSTVLAKHNSRQAAVPVDGDYATVTSNATAPELLKKLRAESSVEVASLNYVRTSAATPNDEYYRSDQAYLSTIRMPQAWDLSKTAGSQTVAVLDTGVDGGHPELSGRVYTGYNAINPKASANDDEGHGTMVAGIIAANTNNARGVAGVAWNARILPVKVLDSEGNGSDSSVVAGINWAVSHGARVINMSLSGPSYNPVMHAAVKNAVAKGVLVVAAAGNNYNSSPRYPAAFPETVSVGATDNNGVLTTFSSWGDSVDISAPGWRILSTGPRALTDPGYLPYWGGSGTSFSAPMVAAVAAMLRNKYPSWTPAQVESRLEATARDAGPHGRDPFYGAGVLDATEALGGSWAPKFWAAGPDGNDVPARATFMNHATAPGSIGTEGEEDWYAAQSATARDVTVRVAPPTYDDDNRAQNFDPVLAIYNDQLQLIGYADNTFGGSESVQLKLPAGRAYFMIRSYNPSRDSRPYTLSVTAGGLPSGGIGQSQWVRDTFPADLASGVSQTASPTVTLSQNAAPATINSTNVQLLHGKTGAVVPTTSSYDPATRKITIDPTPTLQDNTPYRVVVRGLKNTGGTAMPGGYLVFFRTVDVAPAPITNFTVTGQYAAAGMKWTLPGITDLDQVVVRRNAGTVAPSAPNTGTSAYTGPASSATATGLANATSYAFRAWVKDRSGKWSSPVAANLTGTYTTMTGNATALNFGGKVTLNGSVVRVDTKAPLAGVPVSLYGRNKNSSTWREITRVTTSATGTYSVTYQPTYSTIFAWGYNGSSQLLGSRTGNWTTDVRPTLTANLSATSIKLGASTTFYGYVRPQHAGSPVYLQRSTGATWTTITSTKLNSTGNYGFSIKPTTRASYTYRVVFQSDGDHATGVSPAKSFTVS
- a CDS encoding winged helix-turn-helix transcriptional regulator; the protein is MSKAYNVMAATCPSRTVLHRIGARWTVFVVNALAAGPMRFTELKAHIRGITPKALTETLRAMEYDGLVSRTDHGGNPPHVEYALTPLGDSLLVPLRAVREWAETHVPAIESARAARSTPGT
- a CDS encoding dihydrofolate reductase family protein codes for the protein MTTALPDTEPQTAAGKVLWHFTMSLDGFIAGPNHAMDWMGGITNVRPDITQEYMQTTGAILGGRDGFDAFPDADSTYEGAWQVPVFILTHHPEDAPPTPSTTFLNCDVAEAVRIGLEAAGGKNLEILSASIGRQLLDRGLIDEIDLHIAPVLLGDGIRLLDNPGGSPVKLHLLNGTNPTTEINVRYRPVPTNQHA
- a CDS encoding amidase, which encodes MVETEFQTAEEQASALRAGDVSSVELTDEAIARIERDDQAINAICVPDFDRARAAARDADQARARGEDRALLGIPVTVKESYDVSGLPTTWGMPAHRDFEPAEDAVQVSRLKAAGAVVLGKTNVPLGLQDIQTFNEIYGTTNNPWDHTRTSGGSSGGSAAALASGFGALSIGSDLAGSLRTPAHFCGIYAHKPTLGLAATRGMVAPPGPPLPVDLDLAVVGPMARSAGDLTLLLDVMAGPDPLTHGKAYGVKLPPARHERLGDFRVLVIDDHPLIPTGSAVRAGVNRVADALVDGGARVERHSPLLPDLTEAGTLYMQFLFSGSVARFPVEAYEQLRTRAAALSADDQSLDATRLRGMVLSHRDWIEATNRRELHRHSWRQLFAEFDAVVCPITPTPAFPHDHNPDVLVRRIDIDGAKSPYFDQLVWAGLATMPGLPATAVPTGRSPEGLPVGVQLIGPMYEDRTPLRLAELLEQNLGGFQPPQ
- a CDS encoding amidohydrolase: MSRLLIQNCSVLVVPATGECRVDEAQDIQITDGKITSITPTAQTPAGDLEVLDATGLLAVPGLTNAHTHSPMVMMRGAAEDLSIDNWFNQKIWPMEMNLTPDRVRVGARLACAEMLLAGVTTFVDHYFHADQIAQAALELGIRADLAPTFFTSTGPAAREAAFDTARQIRALGNNRITASLGPHAPYTVSEEDLRRTAEVAQAENFRIHLHAAETMDQTASSQTQYGATPIQILDRTGILASGSLIAHGCGIVDSDYALLQAHADRTVVATCPKVYLKLAMGNITPIKQLHAAGIPVAIGTDGAAVHNTLDVWESLRLVALTEKHQQNNAEWMPLSETLRLATHNGAKASTHNTGTLQPGHQADLALVDLSAPHNQPLHNPLAALVYSTRPTDVVHVVVDGNLVVKNRSLTTADLTEILTQANEVAHTLTDLTNPGAIQHYAP
- a CDS encoding MFS transporter — protein: MTATVPAATARAGLGASYWRLLSAASLSSLADGTLKVALPLLARSFTDAPLAIAGVGFAAMLPWLLLSLPAGAIVDRADRKTVLLAVNLVRAAVLTLSVVLAVVGFGSIALIYVVAFSAGVAETFYATAASAIVPQLVDRTQLDRANALQQIADQATNQFAGPALGGVLVGVGVGLALGGPAVVWTLAVVMLIALTGTFRARRGELTEAASLRSDIAIGLRFLARSVALRAVCVCVAITNFAGAAAAGVFVVYAVGPGSALGLSPSRFGLLIAASAVGSVLGSLLIRAATRALGLRILLAINAVTQAGQIVMPVLTHNLVAIGTAYALGGLGVALWNVGTVTMRQRIVPLHLLGRVISTHRLVAWGSLALGALTGGLVAQTAGLIPLFWGATAMTFAGALALLPLTTPRIDKEALDAAMTP